The following nucleotide sequence is from Desulfobacterales bacterium.
CGGAGATGGCGCTGCCAATGAGGGCTCCTTTCACGAAGCGCTGAATCTTGCAAGTGTCTGGAGGCTTCCAGTGCTCTTGGTGTGCGAAAACAATCTGTACGCCGGCGCCCAGCGTTATGATGCCCATACCAACGCGCCAAACATCGCAGACCGGGCCGCCGGGTATGCCATTCCCGGCGTTGTGGTCGATGGCAATGACGCCTTGGCGGTTTACGAATCGGCCTTGGAAGCCCGGGCGCGCGCCGTTGCCGGAGACGGTCCCACGCTGATCGAATACAAGACGTATCGCTGGCGAGGCCATGGCGAAACTGACCATCAACTCTATCAGCCCAAGGAAGAGATTGCGGCATGGCAAGCGTTATGCCCCATTCCCAAACTGCGCGGCGATATGCTTGCCCAGGGGCTTATCAGTGAGGACGAACTGCGGGAAATGGAAACCCAAATCGATGCCATTGTGCAGGATGCGATACGCTTTGCAGAGGAGAGTCCTTATCCCGAGCCACACGAGGCACTTGAGGATGTCTTTGCTTAATTGAGAACATTCCATAATGAAAGGAACGAACGCATGCAGACATTTGGAATGGGACAGGCCATAAATCAAGCGCTGAGAGAAGAAATGCTGCGCGACGCTGATGTGTTTCTGGCCGGAGAAGGAATCGGGGTGAGCATCCATAGCAGCCCGATGCTTCCAACCGCCGGCTTATTGAAAGATTTTGGTGCAGGACGGGTGAAAGATACTCCCGTTTCAGAGGCAGCGATCGCTGGGTTGGCGGTAGGGGCGGCAGTGGCCGGGCTAAGGCCAGTGGTGGAAATCATTTTCAATCCATTTTTCACCCTTGCCTCGGATATGATCGTGAATCATGCCGCCAAGCTGCGATACCTGTCCGGCGGAAAATCTTCTTTCCCGCTTGTCGTGCGCATGAAAAGCGGTGCCGGATTCGGTGCCGGCTGCCAGCATTCACATAACCTGGAAGCGTGGCCGGCGCATTGCCCGGGGCTGAAGGTCGTCATGCCCGCCACGCCGGCCGATGCCAAAGGGCTTCTCAAGTCCGCTATCCGGGATCCGAATCCCGTTGTTTTCATCGAAGACATGATGCTTTACTTTGTCCCCGGACCGGTTCCGGACGAGGAGTACCTGATCCCCATCGGGCAGGCCGACATCAAGCGTCAGGGAACAGATGTTACCGTGGTCACATGGTCCAAGATGGTGGGCGTGGCCCTGAAGGCGGCCGAACAGATAGCACGGGATGGCATTGACATGGAAATAGTGGATCTGCGCACCCTTGTGCCCATGGATAAGAAGACTCTCCTTGATTCCGTCCGCAAGACCGGTCGCCTGGTCGTATTGCATGAGGCCACGCGAACCGGCGGCTTTGCCGGCGAAGTGGCGGCTGTGGTGATGGAAGAGGCTTTCGACAGCTTGAAAGCACCACTGCGACGAGTGACCGGTCCGGATATCCCCGTTCCTGCCAGTCCGCCCCTGGAGCGCTTTTACATTCCCAGCAAGGAGAGCCTGATTTCGTCGGTAAAAGAAATCGTCCCACAATCCGGGGGAAGCGGATGAAT
It contains:
- a CDS encoding thiamine pyrophosphate-dependent dehydrogenase E1 component subunit alpha — its product is MQISKQKKMEMLRSLLLSRKFEEQLTELCKIERKIPGMMILCTGQEAVGAGVCAALQPKDVIITNHRSHSHLLAKGADPRALMAEIFGKRTGCNKGKSGTLHLAVPEVNALCTTTVVGGGPPIAAGNAFAQQYRQEKCVTVCFIGDGAANEGSFHEALNLASVWRLPVLLVCENNLYAGAQRYDAHTNAPNIADRAAGYAIPGVVVDGNDALAVYESALEARARAVAGDGPTLIEYKTYRWRGHGETDHQLYQPKEEIAAWQALCPIPKLRGDMLAQGLISEDELREMETQIDAIVQDAIRFAEESPYPEPHEALEDVFA
- a CDS encoding alpha-ketoacid dehydrogenase subunit beta, coding for MQTFGMGQAINQALREEMLRDADVFLAGEGIGVSIHSSPMLPTAGLLKDFGAGRVKDTPVSEAAIAGLAVGAAVAGLRPVVEIIFNPFFTLASDMIVNHAAKLRYLSGGKSSFPLVVRMKSGAGFGAGCQHSHNLEAWPAHCPGLKVVMPATPADAKGLLKSAIRDPNPVVFIEDMMLYFVPGPVPDEEYLIPIGQADIKRQGTDVTVVTWSKMVGVALKAAEQIARDGIDMEIVDLRTLVPMDKKTLLDSVRKTGRLVVLHEATRTGGFAGEVAAVVMEEAFDSLKAPLRRVTGPDIPVPASPPLERFYIPSKESLISSVKEIVPQSGGSG